The Cyanobacteria bacterium GSL.Bin1 genome includes a region encoding these proteins:
- a CDS encoding 4-amino-4-deoxychorismate lyase translates to MLYWYEGQLYNQATIPLAINDPGLLYGATVFTTLRVYNHDLDHELTQWHDHCDRLQQSLQAFAWQQPNWYQLRKGAEQLSLHFPVLRLTIFPDGREFITGRPLPPDLEQKQEVGIVAWLANAEPFRRSFPTHKTGNYLSSWLALQTAKAKGAQEAILVDEAGNWLETSTGNLWGWKEGIWWTPPVNDALSGIARSRLLSLLKAQNIPVQETIWTPEFVNTLQALGYSNCVVQVIPIHTVITETSDLMVNRSRLL, encoded by the coding sequence ACCCCGGCTTATTGTATGGGGCAACTGTTTTTACCACCCTCCGCGTTTATAACCATGATTTAGACCATGAGTTAACCCAGTGGCATGACCACTGTGATCGCTTACAGCAATCCCTGCAAGCCTTTGCTTGGCAGCAACCCAACTGGTATCAACTCAGAAAAGGGGCAGAACAATTAAGCTTACATTTCCCGGTTTTACGCCTGACGATTTTCCCGGATGGACGAGAGTTCATTACCGGGCGTCCGTTACCACCGGATCTAGAACAAAAACAGGAAGTAGGAATTGTCGCTTGGCTAGCGAATGCGGAACCCTTTCGACGGAGTTTTCCCACCCACAAAACGGGTAATTATTTAAGCAGTTGGCTGGCGTTGCAAACAGCGAAAGCAAAAGGGGCGCAAGAAGCCATTTTGGTGGATGAAGCGGGGAATTGGTTAGAAACCAGTACTGGCAATTTGTGGGGGTGGAAAGAGGGGATTTGGTGGACTCCGCCAGTTAATGATGCGTTATCTGGCATTGCGCGATCGCGCCTCCTCTCTCTACTAAAAGCACAAAACATCCCCGTCCAAGAAACCATTTGGACCCCCGAATTTGTCAATACCTTACAAGCCCTAGGTTACAGTAACTGTGTCGTGCAAGTAATTCCCATTCATACAGTAATCACGGAAACTAGTGACTTAATGGTGAACCGAAGCCGATTGCTCTGA